Part of the Chloroflexota bacterium genome, TCCGCCGACATGCACCTGATGCCAACTGCTGAACGCGGAACGACGGCTGCTCGGCTGTCGCGCCGGCGGCTCCTCGGGTCGGCGGTGACCCTGGTGAGCGTCGTCCTGGCAGCATGCGCCCCGGCCACGTCGCTGCCACCGACTGGTGGCGGCCGCGTGACGCGCGCCGAGCGTCGGGAGCGCGCCGTGCCCGTCCAGGGGGCCGATGCCACTCCCGAACCGACCGTCCCGCCACGGTCCACAGCGGCCGGTCGCTCGGCCAGATCGACGAGCACACCGACGGCCCCCGTCACCACGTCCGCCGCGTCAGACGGCAGCCGTGGCCGCCGGCCGGCGACCCAGCGCAGCATCGTCCGGTTCCTGCACGGCTGGGAGGGCGCACAGGCAACGCCGATTGAGTCGATGGTCGCCGAGTTCGGCCAGCGACCGCCGAACGTCACCGTCGAGACGGAGATCGTCGCACCGGAGCGGCTGCGCGACACGGTCATCGGTATCACCGCCAGCGGCACGCCACTCGACGTGGCGATGCTCCGCGGCGACGCCGGCCCGTACCTGTTGGAACAGGGCCAGATCCAACCGCTGAACGACCGGCTCTCCACGGATGGGATCGGCCCGGACCGGTATCGGCCAGACGAGCTGGCGGCGCGGAGCTGGGACGGCCACGTCGCCGGCTTGCCGCACACACTGGGCGGCGCCGAGCAGTTGCTGTACGTCAACACCGGGCTGCTGGAGCGTCTCGACCTCGACCAGACCCAGCCCGTGCAGTCGTGGCAGCAGCTCGAAGCCCTGGTGGAACCCGCACGACGGGTCGGCTTGATCGCCATCGACCCAACCCGCTGCGGCGCCGCGGTCCCGGCGCTCGCGGTCTGGACCTACGCCAACGGCGGCCGGTGGCTCGCGGACTTCGACCGACGCGTGTCGTGGGACGAGCCTG contains:
- a CDS encoding extracellular solute-binding protein; translated protein: MPTAERGTTAARLSRRRLLGSAVTLVSVVLAACAPATSLPPTGGGRVTRAERRERAVPVQGADATPEPTVPPRSTAAGRSARSTSTPTAPVTTSAASDGSRGRRPATQRSIVRFLHGWEGAQATPIESMVAEFGQRPPNVTVETEIVAPERLRDTVIGITASGTPLDVAMLRGDAGPYLLEQGQIQPLNDRLSTDGIGPDRYRPDELAARSWDGHVAGLPHTLGGAEQLLYVNTGLLERLDLDQTQPVQSWQQLEALVEPARRVGLIAIDPTRCGAAVPALAVWTYANGGRWLADFDRRVSWDEPAAVEAAEWVKRMVQKQRGGSAPPLADRPREPLSVADWLTEKHVCCVNGADWIAVLGQSAPQMSVAVFELPRNEANPASDGRSPSYGGWMLSLLAAARNREAAWTWLAYLGASDAADRLAQAQGRPSPRAPTTAYDVRESESGGPFGQFERVVAASRAHSALMPRLPIAAELEEIGQAALQEIVSRSEAAGPRLDAATRSAQQRLDEWQARRQAERSSPAVAAR